DNA sequence from the Bombus huntii isolate Logan2020A chromosome 7, iyBomHunt1.1, whole genome shotgun sequence genome:
CTTGTGATGTAGACCAATCCACTCACGGCGGACTGACTATAGGAAACGCTACCGTTCATCGGGAGAAACTGGGCAAAATAGTTTCCGGTAGCTGTGAGGGACTCGAGTAATCATACATGTAGCTCTATCGTCAGTAGTGGAACCAGGGAAAATCGATTCGGCCGTGCCCGTTTGAGCACTGCGCGCTTCTCAAGTGTGCGAACCGCCGCGATAAAAGCAGTCACGTCGCGCGGGACGATCATTTTGACTTTCAAAATCAAGTAAGTAATGTTCCATACACCAGCACCAGCAGAAATCGACATATTTTTTGGTCAGAAACAcgatagaataataaatataaaatctgGAAGAAACATTTTCTCGCTCCTGTTTGATACATTCGTGTCAAGCAAGAAGAAATTCTATAATTCAAAAGATGAAATTAGGTAACCTTTATTGAGACGAGAAAGGCCAAGGTATAATGAGAAAGTTCGCGCATGATAGATGAAGCATGTTTGATGTTTCTAAAAGAACGTAAAACGATAAATAAGGAACATGAACTCCATTGTTAATCCAGAGATCGTTACGTTATGTGTAACCTTCTGGATAAACAGAACAAAACGTAACCGATAGAAAACGTGTAATGAAAATAAGGCTCAAATATAAGCTCATTTATAAGAACGAACTTTGTCAATTACGATATGTGACCGATAGGGAATGGACCCTCCATATTTCTCTAAAGCAGAAATTCCTACCTCGGGCTATTGTCAGAGTCActgtgtatacatatatgtcgaCTATGCCGGCCTTAGTTCCTTATTCcctataaaattatacagtACATCTGACAATCGACATTTGAGAAGTTTTCGTGAGCTTCGTTTCTCTCTACTTCTATAGCTGAGTATAGTAAGCACGACCTACGAAAGCGGGTCAACTTTTGCCGAATAATCACTTCTTAATCAAATCCTGATGTACCGAAAAATGACGCGACTAACCAGAGAGCTACAGGGTGTTGTGGCGATACTTAGGATTCCCGAATACCAACCACAGGATACCGAGGCACTTTTCCCATTAAATGTTTCTTCACTGTCAAATCACACGACGTTCCGtcatttttttacttttgctGTTGCGCGAACcaaatcatatatatatatatatatttatatatactacTCGAAAGGATTCCGTCTGTTTAAGAAAGTTCCGAGCGTAACGCGACCACCCTCCTGAAAACTCCGTACGGCTTTGATCGGTTTTATAACTTTGATGGCGACGGGTACGCTCGAAGCGACGCCTGGTGATCATGTTCCAGATGCGCTGGCTATCCCCTCTTTTCAATCGAGCATCCCGATTACCATCACTGTGACCAGTGACTACCTCGTGTAGGGCACATAAGAAACTTGATCTTTTGTCAATAGGACGATATtagaatacaaatattttaaattatattacataaaattacGAAACATACTTGTCTACTGAATTCAATAGTTACGACATAGTATTTTATACATAGTATTTTATACATCTTAGAcattaatacaaataaaatattgtttttttatcatttaacgtcgatcataaattttatgtttctaataaatttacaGTTTCATTATTAAACTTCAATATTACAATTATCTTCAAACTTTAAACATTTGATTAGATTGTACGGCAcctttaataaattttaataaactaataaatgttatttaatagttatatcataaatcaataatttaaaggtgaaagttatagctttatacaaTTCAAACCGAAGTTGCTTTATTTTTCTCCTTTATCTTCACAATCAACATTAACATGCCGTTACATTTACATTTGCACATCACATGatagtatttattattattaacactTAAATACTGGAATGAGAAATCGTATTgaatttgtattataaaattataaaagataaattattatttacattaaagTTCACTGTAACTTATATTTGTAAAGGTATAATAcataatgtataaaaaaatttatatgcaGTTAGGaacgtaataaataatagtacGATTTTTAAAATGCAATAATTTTTTAGGATTGCTACAAACGACTTGAATTTTTTTTAGGAGCTAGAAGGATTAATTTCCTAGATGAAAAGcaacaaattttttttgtaCATTACAGTTGGTCAAAATCGCGAAGAAAATAGTAGTTAAAGATcatttttaccatttttttcTCTCACCCTGtaacgaaaatttaaaaaatccgTTTTGTAGATCTGTATTAGTTATACACATGCTGAAAAGCGGTTAACGTTGCTATGAGCTacaaacaattaaaaatgataaaaatggtagatttctgcaattttatttattactctaCGGCCTATAACTGTGATAACTCTACATTTTGTTCATCTTTCGATGCCTATTGCTTGTTTCTGCATCAACCGATTTCGGTGAAATTTTCGGCATATGTGTGAAGGATATAAATCTACAacacgtattttttaaattttcgttaCAGATTCAGATAAAAAAAGTTGTAAAAATGACCTTAAGTATTTTCTTCGCTACTTCGACCAACtgcaattttttcataaatgtttttaaatctCGTCTAGTAAACTAATCCTTCTAGCTCCCCACAAAAGTTCAAAACTTTTGATCAAATTTTGAATAAGTTATTCTGTTTTAAATAGAGTGCCAACATTTATGTTTCCAactgtatattttaatatgaaacaGTTCGCGACGTgcctaaataaaaatacataaatacttaaaaaatttttcttaatccaaaaaaatcacatttttaatataaacagTAAAAAAAACAGTACTTAATTAATTCTACGATATAAAACGAATCGAACTAAAAACTTACATAACGATCaatattgataaattattattacctaaaaaggaaaaactgttttaataataactgTGTAACATATTTGTTAACTACAAAGCATTTGCCTCGTTAATATTTTGTAAGTATACTTCCGTATTTTGTTTTCATTCTTGTGTACATGTAATTGATAACTaaagataattaaataaaatagcttATAATTAACGTAAATAAAACTATATTTATAGCTATAAACCATCTCTctaaatacatatgtactaCTATTAACACATTGTATCAATACGTCTTCTGTTACCCGAATTACCTGGGGGTGTATACAAATGTATTTAGATAAATCCCTCTGTCAGaaatctattaaaatatacatatttaaattatatatatatatatatatatatatatatatatatatatatataataaaaacagTCGTTTTTTTAATGCTCAATCACTACGACttgttacaatattttctttatcatTTAATGTTAAAACTTTATTTATGGTTACAACTGAGTTAAATTTTCTACTATGTAtctaaagaataaaaattagatattattataatatttcaaattatgtAACTTTTATTCGCCTTTACATCGCTTAAACCTAcacttatatacatatttacttatttaatatataatcaCATTATTTTATACACTAGACAATGTAGCATACCTTTTCTATGTAATATGCATATTTCATTACAATGAAAATATgtaacatatataataaaatgatattttataactaagggtattatttattactgtcgtaattagaaaaaaaaaaggaaaaatagtgaaatgaattataaattatatcatagTTAATTTCATTCACAAATCAAACTACACGTTTAAATGATCTATTTCAGTGAAATTATTATGACATCTTCACGACTCTTTGAGTATTTCACTTcctttataaaatttaaaaaatttatggaaggtGATTCATGTGAATTAGTTTATGATACTTTCCATTGATGACAACAATGAATGATGAGGAACTCTTCTCATATGTCTTAACAAATACTTTTTACTGCCGTAAGTTCTTTTACAATAATGACAAGGAAATCCAAGTCCATAATGATATGCTTCATGCCTGGACTTCATAACATCATAACATTTGTTATTACATATAGAACAGGTGGTTACTTCATGATCAGTATCAAAATGTATTTTACGAGATGTGGTATTAGAGAATCGTTTAGAACAATAAAAACATTGAAATGGTACTATAGGATCAGAATGTTTATGCTTAATATGTTCATCAAACTTTTTATATGTGTTTAGAATGTCACTGCAATGATGACACTTAAGCTCCATTGGTACAAATATAAACCGTTTTCCTTCATTAACAGAACACCAATGCTTGTTCCATGCAATAGCATTAGGAAGACTAACTTTACAGTATCCACATAACAGTTGTGATCTTGAATGATGTTTATTAGTATGAATCTCGAGAGCTTTCTTAGTATAAAATTTAGAACCACATACacaaatattatatcttttaGCAAAATTTACTGTAACACTATTAGATTGTTTGTCAAGTTTTGACTTAACATCCTTTTtgtaagatatattatttgGTTCCGCTTTCGTTTCTTGTtgcttttcttctttgcaCAAATTACTTACTATTTCACTTGAGGAACCAGAAATAATATCATTACAGGGATTGGTTGGTGAATCTTCTTCAATgtcaatatcaatattttcatCAGCAGATTGGATCTTCAAAATACTATGTTTCTCACTATATTTAGATAATTTTAGAACTTCATTAGACACATTAGAATCTTTTGAATGATTGAAATCTTGTAATTGTAATCTTGTAACATTATCTTCACTTGTATTATCTTTGTCAATAATTTCATACGAatcattctttttctttattgttATGTTAATTCCAAGCCCAGAATCTCTACCAGAACCACTTCTTGTATCATATCGactttttctatttacatTACTTTCTATTATTGGTTGCTTCACATCATTTGTGATAGTACATGTTTTTTTATGCATAAACAATGTATAGGGATTACGAAATATTCTTCCACATAAACAAATATGTTTATGTTTgtcataatattttatatctgatATATTGTCACTCGTATTCTCATTTTGCataattttctctttatttttatggaattcagaattatcattatttgtatattcaaaagGCGTGCGCATAGAACTGAATTTCGATTGTAAGTATATTGGAGAATTGAAATATCTGTTTGTGGATAAATGGAAattctctttcgtttctccACGGCTACGATGAATACGTATATGTTCATAAAAACTCCTCAATGTATAAATACCAAGGCATATGTCACATTGACGAGAGCTTTGCCTGCGTTTCCTACATAATTTTCGtcttttattttgaataaCATGTTCTTTTCTAATAAGCTTACCCACAGTTTCGTTTTCGTcattagaaaattttctttttaatttattgctTTTTAAGACAGTACATGTTTCATTTAAATTCTTTAACATAAAATCAGGGGATTCGATTTTATGATAATCAGTTAAGTGTTTTCTTATATTCCTTACAACCTGTTGACACAATGTGCATGTTGATAAGGCTGTAGAATTCCGTGTACAGAttactttttcattttgtcTTACTTCTTTagttaatttcttttcttgttcATTTTGCGTAGTTCCATTGATATgaatatcattattattgcGTACAAGACTATTAGATTTACTTCTTCTTGAATGAAGATTTGGGAcaactttattattattatttgatgaCGACACATATTGTAACAATGAAGCCTCagtatgtaatttattttcacttttcTTTAATGAAaccttttcaaatttatcttcCTCTTTCTCAACAATATTAGgatctttttctttcactttATCAGGATTTTTGAGATATCGTCTTGGTGCTATATAAATACCATGTACTTTCTCTGAATGATATCTTAACCTCCGATTTTCAGTATATTGCCTTCCACATATAGAACAATgaaataacttttttttggatttcacataaaatttaaaatttggcAATTCCGTGTTGTTGTTACCTAATACTGGTTGGTATTCGATATATAATGATTTTGAAGTTGTTATTTCCGACGGCAGTGCATTAGATGTATCAATCTTAGTTGTACCTTGCAcattttttataacttttagTGTTTCCCATATTTTATCACATCTTTCAAGTAAAATAATgggatcttttattttatatggaaTAGTCAAAGGAATTGATGTTACCTCTCCTTCCTAAAATTATGAAACACATAAAAActattatatatgtacacgagtttctatttcattaatattttacttaaataaaatttatattgttataataaatagtataaaGTACAGTTTAATATCCTTCTTTATCTTTTACAATGTCATATTAACCATAACTTATAAAGTTAAGTAACTTAGTATAGTTTATATAACTTTCTTCCATAAGTATtcttaaataaatgtataattatcttaatgaataataataaaatatgtacttcataaaatatatatctagTATGTTCAATGTTaaagttaaaattattattacataattattaataaaaaattatgttatatatcaatatttatgtatatatgttttgtaatatattaatcttcttttgaattttaataattcaaacgAATTGTAgtcaaatttatattatcataaaaaaaatatttactctgcaataaaatatcacatttacatttttatataatactgGAACATACAACTTATGTTATGATATGTCAATATCAAAAAGATATGTCAATTTAAAATTCCCGCCACTAGCAAGCTGAGACACAAGCTGATCATCCCTTTTACAATACATAAATATGAAGtgcactttttaattataataccaAACCAAAATTTACTGAACTCTTGACAATAGTAAACTATCTTCatctaataatatatttaaaactaATTACATCTAAAAATATCTAGCTTCTATatcgaaaaaaagaagaatgttatatatttgaaaaaaatatatatatatattaataattattaataattatataattacttACCACATTTGATGTATCTTCAATTAAATCAGTTGTACTAGAACATAGAGGTTCTACTTTAGGTATACATGTTAGTAATGGTTTATGTTCAAATTCTTCAATAAATTCATCATCTCCGTAATGTTCATCTTTCTGATCAGGAGATACGTTTTCGAACATTTTAATTTAAGAAGAAGGTTAAAacctaaataaaaatttgaagtCAATACATTCTGAATATAACCGTATATAAATCACACTAAACGAGCCGACATTTTATTTCCCCCGTTTCACTGCTTATCACTTCCCACCAAAACTATATATAGTAtgtagtaatatatatatatatatatatgcacactataatatataacaaatatattatagtacTTATATTAAACAATTGGTAATAGTTATGCTAAGGTAAATAAACTTagaatttgtataaaagtaGTCACAggattgttttattttatattgacTATATTACTATCTTAGAATCATcgcaaaaataataatacatttaatataCAGATTACTtacgtatatattataatacagtATTTAATATTTGGTTATACACATTTGAATGAAAGTTTCGTAAAACTCGATTGTATATGAATATGTAAGATATATTAATTTGAGGTTAGTTTAAGACAAAAACATCCAtcaattataatacataataccaaatttttctttgtttgtatgtaataaaatataatactgCATTTAACatggaatttatttatttacatagtTTATGTAGACATTATGTAGACACAATAATTCTATTGTGTAATTTTTCCAATTCTTCTATATgtttgtttctattttcttggctatttaaataatgaaatatttaataaaacattgatatatgaatattttgacaatttcaaatatgtatgtattaatctttttttaaatatgtaataataaataaaagtatttactgttatatttatttatagtataCAACACAATTCAAGATgtaaaaaataacataaattattaatatgacttaatgtatgaaattttgataataaacttaattttttctttttaataaattcttataataatctatattaataaataatattaattaataaatgtaaGCATACTTTTATTAAGCAAATTCGATAATAACCTAGGTACCATAacataacaaatttttcagtttattaaaattgaaattgttaaGTTGAAATCTTTCCAAACACAatgtaaatacaaatataatgaaatagatatttttataaacactGATATTGTGTATTATCATACCAAACATGACAAATACGATCAAATTGTTCAATGCCAGGCATTAcagattgtaattatttttacttcatttaattttattgcgCTATTTGTTAAATCTTTTACCCAAGGCACACAAAATAGTGGTTGCAAATTATATGTACATCTTGAAAAGGGATCCTTAAAACATTAGTCCGTCCCTGTTTGCGTCACATCATAAGACAACAACTCGGTGAATTCATTGAGTGAGGCccaaattatttagaaatattagaaTTACAGCCATTTCTCAATAACAGTATTTCATAAGACGTTTCAATCATACTacagatataaataaacaCAGTTGTTCAACATATCTTTTTCACTGAACTAATAAGACAACTGACTGTCGCATCAATAGGTTGCGTTatgttacaaatatatttttacagtaAAGGTTTTTAAACTGTCAGCAATTTTAACTTTACACAAGTATATAAAGCTAGATTACTTATCTAGGCTTTAGGTTCTCtaacataaaaattatatctaGCTTCTGTACTTACATTAGCTGCTGCATCGAAGTCAATGTTTCAACTGAGCTCCACACAATTTGGTATACGTTTACGAGTGTGTTTTATAGTAGAATATGTacaaaaaatagatttttcCTGGCAAAACTGATGCGTATTCAAACAAGAATCACTTGAAGACTTGTTTCGAGTTGAACTGAAATCTCAGATTTTCAATAATTGAGATTTTAGGGAGAATTTTCTTGAGCGTGTCGCTATGAACGAACTCACTTGCACATGTGATTGAAACTAGCAGCCCACTTGCTCCAAGCAGACTTTAGGCTGCGTCCCAACCTGTAGTTGCAGCCTCACGCCCTTTCAGTGAATTGGCTACTGTACATATAATTtacaatgtaataaaatatttactataATCTTCTTGAAGATCACATGGTTGACGAAGCCAAAAAGGCCTAGTCTGTTAGGATGCAAAAAATATCATACCTATTTCGATATTGTGTCAGCCACAATTGGCTTCCTACTTTCACAAGTCACAGTATGACAATATTCTAGCGTTGTAATCAAAGCAAAAATGTCGAAAAGCAGacaatttgttattttaactTTCACTCGGTTATTTTACATATAGAACCGTTCAGTCTAACCGAAAAGCTGTTTGTCCCTATTAACTCTACTAACCTCATAAAATAGATCCTAAATAACGACAAAGAGGAATTAATGATAAAGGaggtaatatgatataatatcaGAGAATTCAATTCTGCTTGGAGTTTAAGAGAAAATCAATATATCTGCGTGGTACATACACGTAACCTGCGACACTCGCGCTGTAGACATCCGATCTGCTGCAACGATGATCTGCTGTGCACTTGAAGCACAATTATAACATTTCTTCAAATTATAGATCATATCTGCTACATTAGAAAACCTCGTACTGAATTTGTTTAACATGGAAATTCGGTTGGCTTGAACTTTTCAATACTCAGCACA
Encoded proteins:
- the LOC126867405 gene encoding uncharacterized protein LOC126867405, which translates into the protein MFENVSPDQKDEHYGDDEFIEEFEHKPLLTCIPKVEPLCSSTTDLIEDTSNVEGEVTSIPLTIPYKIKDPIILLERCDKIWETLKVIKNVQGTTKIDTSNALPSEITTSKSLYIEYQPVLGNNNTELPNFKFYVKSKKKLFHCSICGRQYTENRRLRYHSEKVHGIYIAPRRYLKNPDKVKEKDPNIVEKEEDKFEKVSLKKSENKLHTEASLLQYVSSSNNNNKVVPNLHSRRSKSNSLVRNNNDIHINGTTQNEQEKKLTKEVRQNEKVICTRNSTALSTCTLCQQVVRNIRKHLTDYHKIESPDFMLKNLNETCTVLKSNKLKRKFSNDENETVGKLIRKEHVIQNKRRKLCRKRRQSSRQCDICLGIYTLRSFYEHIRIHRSRGETKENFHLSTNRYFNSPIYLQSKFSSMRTPFEYTNNDNSEFHKNKEKIMQNENTSDNISDIKYYDKHKHICLCGRIFRNPYTLFMHKKTCTITNDVKQPIIESNVNRKSRYDTRSGSGRDSGLGINITIKKKNDSYEIIDKDNTSEDNVTRLQLQDFNHSKDSNVSNEVLKLSKYSEKHSILKIQSADENIDIDIEEDSPTNPCNDIISGSSSEIVSNLCKEEKQQETKAEPNNISYKKDVKSKLDKQSNSVTVNFAKRYNICVCGSKFYTKKALEIHTNKHHSRSQLLCGYCKVSLPNAIAWNKHWCSVNEGKRFIFVPMELKCHHCSDILNTYKKFDEHIKHKHSDPIVPFQCFYCSKRFSNTTSRKIHFDTDHEVTTCSICNNKCYDVMKSRHEAYHYGLGFPCHYCKRTYGSKKYLLRHMRRVPHHSLLSSMESIIN